A section of the Drosophila subobscura isolate 14011-0131.10 chromosome A, UCBerk_Dsub_1.0, whole genome shotgun sequence genome encodes:
- the LOC117897949 gene encoding POU domain, class 4, transcription factor 1: MFSIRCVGPVLVAMLLALLMGMVVAKQDTAARQFGGQNGFGNGLGPGIGPGPGPGSIPPWGPPQQPGGGGGGGGCPLCDSSVYSYCSHKMVHDSCCCDFPASAPQLRPPQCSYYDCSLLYAKSCYEHALIKNCCCNNPY; this comes from the exons ATGTTCAGCATACGCTGTGTGGGCCCTGTGCTAGTGGCAATGCTTTTGGCCCTGCTGATGGGCATGGTTGTGGCCAAGCAGGACACGGCAG CACGTCAATTTGGTGGCCAGAATGGCTTTGGGAATGGCTTGGGTCCGGGTAtcggacctggacctggacccgGATCAATTCCTCCCTGGGGACCACCACAACAGCCTggaggtggcggcggaggcggaggctgtcCGCTCTGCGACTCTTCGGTGTACAGCTATTGCTCCCACAAGATGGTGCATGACTCTTGTTGCTGCGATTTTCCAG CATCTGCCCCGCAGTTGAGACCGCCGCAGTGCTCCTACTACGACTGCTCCCTGCTGTATGCCAAATCCTGCTACGAGCACGCCCTCATCaagaactgctgctgcaataaTCCCTACTGA